A single window of uncultured Methanospirillum sp. DNA harbors:
- a CDS encoding nucleotidyltransferase domain-containing protein — protein sequence MLSEEQIAESARRILRVTRPSRIILFGSYARGDATNESDIDLLVLVKNSKNRGQQMVEYRNAIGRVSPGVGVDILVYDEEEAAEPIPGTVLYWALTEGKVLYEATAGS from the coding sequence ATGCTGTCAGAAGAACAAATTGCTGAATCAGCAAGAAGGATTCTTCGTGTAACACGCCCGTCACGGATTATTCTTTTTGGTTCATATGCCCGTGGCGATGCAACGAATGAATCAGACATCGATCTGCTTGTACTGGTAAAGAATAGTAAAAACAGGGGCCAACAGATGGTAGAATATAGAAATGCCATAGGACGGGTTTCCCCAGGCGTCGGTGTTGACATTCTTGTATATGATGAGGAAGAGGCCGCCGAACCGATACCGGGAACAGTCCTATACTGGGCTCTGACTGAAGGGAAAGTGCTGTATGAAGCCACAGCAGGAAGCTGA
- a CDS encoding MBL fold metallo-hydrolase gives MEISVLASGSKGNCVYIEGEGCALLVDAGRSGRELLGTKTKQGRLGESGGDAEKIEGILVTHEHGDHIKGLAAVGNKLKKPAYGTVGTMDAFLRQRTGPVRFPVQTVKPGSQYEIGGFQVEPFVVSHDATEPCGYLISEGSTRLCYCTDTGIVTESMMSVISRADGVILESNHCPEMLRKGPYPEFLKRRISGNRGHLSNQDAASVLRELGDSIHLAILAHLSEENNEPGLALSTAQEGLSLHAESVELFAASTVDLKEKAPVRKVQGSGREVCTDECWRYRFSL, from the coding sequence ATGGAGATATCAGTCCTTGCGAGTGGAAGCAAGGGCAATTGTGTATATATCGAGGGTGAGGGGTGCGCTCTTCTGGTTGATGCAGGCCGCTCCGGACGGGAACTCCTTGGAACCAAAACAAAACAGGGGCGCCTTGGAGAATCAGGTGGCGATGCTGAGAAGATAGAGGGGATCCTGGTTACGCATGAACATGGAGATCATATCAAGGGTCTCGCTGCAGTCGGGAACAAACTTAAAAAGCCGGCATATGGCACGGTGGGCACGATGGATGCCTTTCTCAGGCAGCGGACCGGCCCGGTCCGGTTCCCTGTGCAGACAGTCAAACCCGGATCACAGTATGAGATAGGCGGCTTTCAGGTCGAACCGTTTGTGGTCTCTCACGACGCGACCGAACCGTGCGGGTACCTGATCAGCGAAGGGTCAACACGGCTCTGCTACTGTACTGATACCGGGATCGTGACCGAGAGCATGATGTCGGTTATTTCGCGTGCAGATGGAGTGATCCTTGAATCAAATCACTGTCCTGAAATGCTCCGGAAAGGGCCTTACCCAGAATTTCTCAAACGAAGGATTTCCGGAAACCGCGGTCATCTTTCAAATCAGGATGCTGCTTCAGTGCTCCGGGAACTTGGTGACTCTATACATCTGGCAATTCTGGCCCACTTGTCTGAAGAGAATAATGAGCCGGGGCTTGCACTCTCAACAGCCCAGGAAGGGCTTTCCCTCCATGCCGAGTCTGTGGAACTCTTTGCTGCCTCCACTGTTGATCTGAAAGAGAAGGCACCGGTCAGGAAAGTGCAGGGTTCAGGACGTGAAGTCTGTACTGATGAATGCTGGCGATACCGGTTCAGCCTGTGA
- a CDS encoding HEPN domain-containing protein yields MKPQQEAERFLTLAFADRDAAIALGNIEAIHPNIICFHAQQAVEKALKAVLLIR; encoded by the coding sequence ATGAAGCCACAGCAGGAAGCTGAACGGTTCTTAACCCTTGCATTTGCAGATCGCGATGCAGCTATAGCATTGGGAAATATCGAGGCGATTCATCCTAATATTATCTGTTTTCATGCACAACAGGCTGTTGAAAAAGCCCTCAAAGCGGTTCTACTAATCCGGTAG
- a CDS encoding ATP-dependent DNA ligase has translation MDFLIFAELCRKIESVKGRLDTIDLLSCELQDVDSQNLPLFVRLILGKPFPDWSPLKLGIGPNLLYESVAYVTGRSREKVIATLNSVGDLGKAVEEMLASKSQTSFFSESLTVEDVYSSLEAIARAEGGKSQKERLRIIQRLFSVATPLEGHYITGILLDDMRIGVGEGNLRDAVAKAFNVDAGLVEHAQQVLNDMGEVAVLSSRGEEALSQVKLQIFHPVRMMLARQGTISEVIADAGTIAVEYKYDGARFQFHKQGITARMYSRRLEDVTDSLPDVVSMLLSATDHDLILDGEVIAIKDGRPMPFQTVLKRFRRKHNVADAVEAINLVPNVFDILYLNGEMLLDRPFSERREILTTVLRQYATPQLVSDDLAGIEQYYHQALDDGHEGVMLKLQNSRYTPGMRGKDWVKIKPEVDTLDLVVTGAEWGEGKRAHVFGSFLLAARQDEHLVPVSRVATGLSDDQLGWLYETLKDEVIRTEGKMVFFEPRLVVEIGYSEIQQSPNYEGGFALRFPRFVQVREDKDVREANTLGDIEERYRVIHPT, from the coding sequence ATGGACTTTTTGATCTTTGCTGAACTCTGCAGGAAGATTGAGTCTGTCAAAGGCAGGCTTGATACGATCGATCTGCTGAGTTGTGAATTGCAGGATGTGGACTCCCAGAATCTTCCTCTCTTTGTACGGCTTATCCTGGGCAAACCATTCCCTGACTGGAGTCCGCTGAAACTTGGAATCGGTCCTAACCTGCTCTATGAGTCCGTAGCATATGTGACCGGAAGAAGTCGGGAAAAGGTAATCGCCACACTCAACTCTGTGGGAGATCTCGGCAAAGCAGTTGAGGAGATGCTTGCGAGTAAATCCCAGACCTCATTCTTCTCTGAAAGCCTCACTGTTGAAGACGTGTACTCCTCGTTAGAGGCAATCGCCAGGGCAGAAGGAGGAAAATCACAGAAAGAGCGATTGCGGATCATTCAGCGGTTGTTTTCGGTTGCAACACCACTTGAAGGACATTACATCACTGGCATCCTTCTTGATGATATGAGGATCGGGGTAGGTGAAGGAAATCTCCGTGATGCAGTAGCCAAGGCATTCAACGTGGATGCAGGCCTGGTTGAACATGCCCAGCAGGTGCTCAATGACATGGGCGAGGTTGCAGTATTATCCTCAAGGGGTGAAGAAGCCCTTTCGCAGGTAAAACTCCAGATTTTCCATCCGGTGCGGATGATGCTTGCACGTCAGGGTACCATATCCGAGGTCATAGCAGATGCCGGAACCATTGCAGTCGAGTACAAGTACGATGGGGCACGGTTCCAGTTCCATAAACAGGGAATCACAGCCCGGATGTACTCGAGAAGACTTGAGGATGTGACAGATTCCCTGCCTGATGTAGTCTCGATGCTACTTTCTGCCACTGATCATGATCTGATTCTTGACGGGGAAGTCATCGCAATAAAGGATGGGAGACCGATGCCATTCCAGACCGTTCTGAAACGGTTCAGGCGTAAACACAATGTTGCCGATGCGGTTGAAGCGATAAATCTTGTACCTAATGTATTCGATATTCTCTACCTTAATGGTGAGATGCTGCTTGATCGGCCGTTTTCGGAGCGGCGTGAGATCCTCACAACCGTGCTCCGTCAGTATGCGACACCCCAACTCGTAAGTGACGATCTGGCCGGGATTGAGCAGTACTATCATCAGGCACTTGACGATGGGCATGAAGGGGTGATGCTTAAGCTCCAGAACTCCCGGTATACTCCCGGAATGAGAGGTAAGGACTGGGTGAAGATCAAGCCGGAAGTGGATACACTCGATCTGGTGGTGACCGGTGCTGAGTGGGGTGAAGGGAAACGGGCCCATGTGTTTGGATCATTCCTGCTTGCTGCCCGACAGGATGAACATCTGGTTCCGGTGAGCAGGGTTGCTACCGGTCTTTCAGACGATCAACTCGGCTGGCTGTACGAGACCCTCAAGGATGAGGTCATCCGTACGGAAGGGAAGATGGTGTTCTTTGAGCCTAGGCTGGTGGTTGAGATTGGGTATTCAGAGATCCAACAGAGCCCGAATTATGAAGGGGGGTTTGCACTCCGGTTCCCAAGGTTTGTGCAGGTTAGGGAGGATAAGGACGTGAGGGAGGCAAATACATTAGGAGATATTGAGGAGAGATACAGGGTGATACACCCGACGTAA
- a CDS encoding response regulator, protein MTHRILLLDDEPAICEITSILLKKLGYDAVITSKGEDTIEAYRAALAQGARFDVVILDLTVPGGLGGREVITALHKIDPDVLALVSSGDANDPAVVKFRDFGFTGVLMKPYTKAVLDATIRSVI, encoded by the coding sequence ATGACTCATCGAATTCTTCTCCTGGATGACGAGCCTGCCATCTGTGAGATCACCTCAATACTTTTAAAAAAACTTGGTTATGATGCAGTCATCACGAGTAAAGGAGAAGATACCATCGAGGCATACCGTGCAGCTCTGGCTCAGGGGGCACGGTTTGACGTTGTCATACTGGATCTCACTGTACCTGGAGGGTTGGGAGGCAGAGAGGTCATAACCGCCCTTCATAAGATAGATCCTGATGTTCTCGCTCTTGTATCAAGCGGAGATGCTAACGATCCAGCCGTGGTTAAGTTCAGGGACTTTGGATTTACCGGTGTTCTCATGAAACCATATACCAAGGCAGTCCTAGACGCGACCATACGATCAGTCATCTGA
- a CDS encoding TIGR04084 family radical SAM/SPASM domain-containing protein, which translates to MYIHLFLTDSCNLACNYCRGKIFDTPVLDRDEISIDADIPVDVCYDLSDLYSFLSRDPGVVVTFIGGEPTLRSDLIIRIMEDLPDTRFMIQTNGLLLHRLPSEIVNRFETILVSIDGDEATTDAGRGSGTYHRVMTNIQHILANGFVGEIIARMTVHEPVDIMSSVLHLSRNSEYSFSSIHWQIDANFWNDYQIRSFREWTETSYLPGIRQLAEEWVSRIEQTGVVERWYPFIDPVEDMLLGRSSRLRCGSGFANYTVLTNGQISPCPIMIGMADYYLGTIKNADIRNLPDIPVPGACQTCDIRDLCGGRCLYSAILEPWPAEGREMVCTTVRELFRELSALLPRIQHLLDTGVMRMEDFSHEKYNGCEIIP; encoded by the coding sequence GTGTACATTCACCTCTTTCTGACAGACTCATGCAATCTCGCTTGTAATTACTGCCGTGGCAAGATCTTTGATACCCCTGTACTCGACCGTGATGAGATCTCGATCGATGCCGATATCCCGGTCGATGTCTGCTATGATCTCTCAGACCTTTACTCATTTCTCTCCCGGGATCCCGGGGTTGTCGTCACTTTTATCGGTGGAGAACCAACCCTTCGCAGTGATCTCATCATCAGGATCATGGAGGATCTCCCTGACACCCGTTTCATGATCCAGACAAACGGACTTCTTCTACACAGGCTCCCTTCGGAAATAGTCAACAGGTTTGAGACGATCCTGGTCTCGATTGATGGAGATGAAGCGACAACTGATGCAGGCCGGGGCTCTGGTACGTATCACCGGGTGATGACAAACATCCAGCATATTCTCGCAAATGGGTTTGTAGGCGAGATCATTGCCAGGATGACGGTCCATGAACCGGTTGATATCATGAGTTCAGTTCTCCATCTCTCTCGTAATTCAGAATACTCATTCTCTTCGATTCACTGGCAGATTGATGCCAACTTCTGGAATGATTATCAGATACGTTCATTTAGAGAGTGGACAGAAACCTCGTATCTCCCCGGTATCAGACAACTGGCAGAGGAGTGGGTGTCACGGATAGAACAGACCGGGGTAGTGGAGCGATGGTACCCGTTCATTGATCCGGTTGAGGATATGCTTCTTGGCCGCAGTTCCCGGCTCAGGTGTGGATCAGGTTTTGCAAACTACACCGTTCTCACAAACGGGCAGATCTCACCATGCCCTATCATGATTGGTATGGCAGATTATTATCTCGGAACGATAAAAAATGCAGATATCAGAAATCTTCCTGACATTCCTGTTCCCGGTGCATGTCAAACCTGCGATATCCGCGATCTCTGCGGAGGGCGATGTCTCTATTCTGCAATACTTGAGCCGTGGCCTGCTGAAGGACGGGAGATGGTCTGCACAACTGTAAGGGAATTGTTTCGGGAGTTGTCGGCCCTCCTTCCCCGGATACAACATCTTCTTGATACCGGTGTAATGCGAATGGAAGATTTTTCCCATGAGAAGTACAATGGGTGCGAGATTATCCCGTAA
- a CDS encoding SpoIIE family protein phosphatase yields the protein MSTFVELIIGNIRTCIVLLQMVCVIIVITYLIMRSRFFTDFQNRALTWKSSILMILLFGLVSIYGTESGIYVFGAQINIRDLGPMAAGLTCGPVVGLGAGLIGGMYRYFIAGGISQVACTSAAIIAGLLGGAIYLFNKKQFIGIKGAVVIAGCMELIHLGLVLLLGRPFDQAAALVSQAVIPMTIANMVGIGVFSFIYMNMIQERATANERDRIRADLQRKQAELSIARDIQLSFLPDTIPSIRGYQISPLSLPAREVGGDFYDVIIPVSQDKVGILIADVSGKGVPAALFMALSRTITRANATWHKSAVSVIAETNTMICADARSGMFVTLFFGVLNPERRIFTYVNAGHNHPIVFRVDGSREELITTGPALGIMEDAGYTEQVTTINQGDILVMYTDGVTESVNRSNEEFGVERLESVVQKHRSCPAEEIRDEIIGAVTEYSDGQDQFDDITIIVMKGEPGSSGIQ from the coding sequence ATGTCCACATTCGTCGAACTCATCATCGGAAATATCAGAACCTGTATCGTCCTTTTGCAGATGGTATGCGTGATCATCGTCATCACCTACCTGATCATGCGATCCCGGTTTTTTACCGATTTCCAGAACAGGGCCCTGACCTGGAAGAGTTCGATCCTGATGATCCTTCTCTTCGGACTTGTATCCATATACGGGACTGAAAGCGGAATCTATGTCTTCGGTGCACAGATCAACATCAGAGATCTCGGCCCGATGGCAGCTGGTCTGACATGCGGACCGGTAGTCGGGCTAGGAGCCGGCCTCATAGGCGGGATGTACAGGTACTTTATTGCAGGAGGAATCTCCCAGGTTGCCTGCACCAGTGCTGCCATAATTGCCGGTCTTCTGGGGGGAGCCATTTATCTCTTCAACAAAAAGCAGTTCATAGGTATCAAAGGTGCTGTGGTCATAGCCGGGTGTATGGAGTTGATCCACTTGGGGCTCGTGCTTCTGCTCGGAAGGCCGTTTGACCAGGCAGCAGCACTTGTATCACAGGCGGTAATTCCGATGACAATTGCCAACATGGTCGGAATCGGAGTTTTCTCTTTTATATATATGAATATGATTCAGGAGCGGGCGACTGCAAATGAACGTGACCGGATCAGAGCCGATCTCCAGCGGAAGCAGGCTGAACTCTCTATCGCACGGGACATCCAGCTCAGTTTTCTCCCAGATACAATCCCGTCAATTCGCGGATACCAGATCTCGCCATTGAGTCTGCCAGCACGAGAGGTGGGAGGAGACTTTTATGATGTCATCATTCCGGTATCACAGGACAAGGTAGGCATCCTGATCGCTGATGTTTCAGGAAAAGGAGTACCTGCAGCCTTATTTATGGCACTCTCACGGACAATAACCCGTGCCAATGCCACATGGCACAAGTCAGCAGTCAGTGTGATCGCAGAGACCAACACGATGATCTGTGCAGATGCCAGATCAGGAATGTTTGTCACCCTCTTCTTTGGTGTACTGAACCCGGAGAGACGTATTTTTACCTATGTCAACGCAGGACACAACCACCCGATCGTCTTCAGGGTTGACGGCTCCAGGGAAGAACTAATCACCACCGGTCCAGCGCTCGGGATAATGGAGGATGCCGGGTATACCGAACAGGTCACAACCATCAATCAGGGGGATATCCTTGTCATGTACACCGACGGGGTTACTGAATCAGTAAACCGGAGTAATGAGGAGTTTGGTGTAGAGAGGCTCGAATCGGTTGTGCAGAAACACCGATCTTGTCCTGCAGAAGAGATCCGCGATGAAATCATAGGTGCAGTTACTGAATACTCCGACGGACAGGACCAGTTCGATGACATCACGATCATCGTGATGAAAGGCGAGCCCGGCAGTTCCGGGATCCAATAA
- a CDS encoding PKD domain-containing protein translates to MDSTFGTIQGLTASGNSGGGLNLNNSSKIFISSSILKDQSGGVDFFIDSQSHDIALNNLRIGDLNGANLSASNISGSFSFNTSATHPDATGSFVSLNNYVNITHGSSGIFDLLSLNYSPSDIPFGYPENNIRILATNGTVWYPVSSTLHTDQHSVSFDDSDELWEGTWLYGLFTNKTIPSVLSVSPSSGSRESTNIEISITGSGFSEGSLVNLSNSTYNLTNSSDVTFTNTSYLTTTFDLTRLVSDNYSVSVKTPDQTESTESVLFSVYDPSCPAVVTSFSSNVSSGYAPLTVKFTNCSTGGSIDRLLWDFGDNTTSSESPEVVHTFSSAGTYPVNLTAWNSCDNFSSALHEIVVSSEPCPAVVASFSSNVSSGYAPLTVKFTNCSTGGSIDRLLWDFGDNTTSSESPEVVHTFNSAGTYPINLTAWNSCDNFSSALHEIVVSSEPCPAVVANFSSNVSNGIAPLTVSFTNSSTGGTIDDWLWDFGDNNTSSDSPEAVHTFTNSGTYNVNLTVWNSCDNFSSVLHDIVVSSEPCPAVVANFSSNLSSGYAPLTVHFTNSSTGGIINRWAWQFGDGSNNESIGDPVHTFSSVGTYQVNLTTWNSCNSKSTVSRDIVVNSNPCPTVLANFSSNVSSGYAPLTVRFTNSSTGGMINHWAWQFGDGSSNESTCDVVHTFNSVGTYQINLTSWNSCNNNSTVNHGIIVLSVPASAPTVTNITPSTGVNISSVNITALVGTNFVSGATVNLTRDGFANISGTDISVISPVRITCSLPIEGAGTGNWTIEVKNPDGQIGRLLNGFTVASAPCPEMITSFISNISSGTVPMTVLFDDISSGGVISSRTWNFGDSSPNETNQTVIHTFTSSGSYLVSLVTKNTCGNDGFATRQITVSPTPEPVTYIVNASADTGGMITPSGSMTVSSGASLAFNISSDSGYYISDVLVDGVSAGAVSNYVFSNISHNHWIHASFGIYAGNYTINATAGTGGTIHPSGVVVVHSGDDQKFTISPDIGSLVSDVIVDNVSLGAVTSYTFTNVTENHVMSALFSRIPGEYAINSSSNQYGKIIPSGNNLYPENSNQSFKMQAKPGSMLSNVTVDSTVKGPVTNWTFTNLTEDHSIYSEGTPIPGQILVFFNASPRWGSVPLDVKFYSQCLGDPILFFWQFGDGETSSDQDPTHRYNSSGVYSVSLRASNEKNGGVGAWNKYITVNNGVVPEPTATPVPDRITPKFQYSPLHGTAPLSVNFTDMSSGNPVSWFWDFGDGSSSEDQNPVHKYKSPGIYSVMLQAQNSEYSGTVTVSDAITVR, encoded by the coding sequence ATGGACTCCACCTTTGGTACAATACAGGGTCTGACGGCTTCAGGCAATTCAGGCGGTGGATTGAACCTGAACAATTCATCAAAAATTTTCATCTCCTCTTCGATTTTGAAGGACCAATCCGGTGGAGTAGATTTTTTTATTGACTCCCAATCACATGATATCGCTCTTAATAATCTACGAATAGGTGATCTGAACGGAGCAAACCTTTCAGCGTCAAATATCAGCGGATCGTTCTCTTTCAACACATCCGCTACTCATCCTGATGCAACCGGGTCTTTTGTAAGTCTGAATAATTATGTCAATATTACTCATGGGAGTTCGGGGATTTTTGATTTACTATCTCTGAATTATAGTCCTTCAGATATTCCATTCGGGTATCCTGAGAATAATATCAGGATTCTGGCAACAAATGGGACGGTTTGGTATCCTGTTTCATCTACCCTGCATACAGATCAGCACTCTGTCTCCTTTGATGATTCTGATGAATTATGGGAAGGGACTTGGCTTTATGGTCTTTTTACCAACAAGACAATTCCTTCTGTGCTGAGTGTTTCCCCCTCTTCCGGGAGTCGGGAGAGTACAAATATTGAGATCAGTATAACTGGTTCAGGTTTTTCAGAGGGTTCTTTGGTTAACCTGAGTAATAGCACATATAATCTGACAAATTCAAGCGATGTTACTTTTACCAATACTTCATATCTCACAACCACCTTTGATCTGACCCGACTCGTGTCTGATAACTACTCGGTTTCTGTGAAGACTCCTGATCAGACTGAAAGTACGGAGTCAGTACTATTCTCTGTCTATGATCCGTCATGTCCTGCAGTGGTAACGAGCTTCAGTTCCAATGTAAGCAGCGGTTACGCTCCTCTGACTGTAAAATTTACGAATTGTTCGACCGGTGGAAGTATTGACCGTTTGTTATGGGATTTTGGTGACAACACAACGTCCTCCGAAAGTCCCGAAGTTGTTCATACGTTCAGCAGTGCCGGAACATATCCCGTGAATTTAACTGCATGGAATAGTTGTGATAATTTCTCAAGTGCTCTTCATGAAATCGTTGTGAGTAGCGAACCTTGCCCTGCTGTTGTTGCGAGCTTCAGTTCCAATGTAAGCAGCGGTTACGCTCCTCTGACTGTAAAATTTACGAATTGTTCGACCGGTGGAAGTATTGACCGTTTGTTATGGGATTTTGGTGACAACACAACGTCCTCCGAAAGTCCCGAAGTTGTTCATACGTTCAACAGTGCCGGAACATATCCTATTAATTTAACTGCGTGGAACAGTTGTGATAATTTCTCAAGTGCTCTTCATGAAATCGTTGTGAGTAGTGAACCTTGCCCTGCTGTTGTTGCGAACTTCAGTTCCAACGTAAGCAACGGTATCGCTCCTCTGACGGTGTCGTTCACCAATAGTTCAACTGGTGGAACAATCGACGACTGGCTCTGGGATTTTGGTGACAACAATACGTCATCTGATAGTCCTGAAGCGGTTCACACCTTTACGAATTCTGGTACTTACAATGTTAATCTGACAGTATGGAACAGTTGTGATAATTTCTCAAGTGTTCTTCATGATATCGTTGTGAGTAGCGAGCCTTGCCCTGCTGTGGTTGCGAACTTCAGCTCTAACCTAAGCAGTGGTTATGCTCCTCTGACCGTTCATTTTACGAATTCGTCAACCGGTGGTATCATCAATCGTTGGGCCTGGCAGTTTGGTGATGGAAGTAATAATGAGAGTATTGGTGATCCTGTTCATACATTCAGCAGTGTTGGTACATATCAGGTCAACCTGACTACGTGGAACAGTTGTAATAGTAAATCGACTGTCAGCCGTGATATCGTTGTGAATAGTAACCCTTGTCCAACGGTACTAGCAAACTTCAGTTCTAATGTTAGCAGTGGTTACGCTCCTTTGACCGTCCGGTTTACCAATTCATCAACAGGTGGTATGATCAATCATTGGGCCTGGCAGTTCGGAGATGGTAGCAGCAATGAAAGCACCTGTGATGTAGTTCACACCTTCAACAGTGTTGGCACGTACCAGATCAACCTGACTTCGTGGAATAGTTGTAACAATAACTCAACTGTCAACCACGGAATTATAGTTCTATCAGTACCTGCCAGTGCTCCAACTGTAACAAATATCACTCCTTCAACCGGTGTGAATATCAGTTCTGTAAATATTACAGCCCTTGTCGGGACAAACTTTGTATCCGGTGCAACAGTAAATCTCACCCGTGATGGATTTGCGAACATTTCCGGTACTGATATTTCTGTCATAAGTCCGGTTCGTATCACCTGCTCACTTCCGATAGAGGGTGCTGGAACAGGCAACTGGACTATTGAAGTAAAGAATCCCGATGGGCAGATAGGTCGGTTGCTTAACGGATTTACTGTGGCCTCGGCTCCTTGTCCTGAAATGATTACCTCATTTATCTCAAATATCAGCAGTGGAACGGTTCCGATGACAGTTCTCTTTGATGATATCTCCAGTGGAGGGGTTATCAGTTCCAGAACCTGGAATTTTGGTGATAGTTCACCAAATGAAACCAATCAGACCGTCATTCATACATTTACCAGTTCAGGATCCTATCTGGTCTCTCTCGTCACCAAAAATACCTGTGGCAATGATGGATTTGCAACACGTCAGATCACCGTGTCCCCGACTCCGGAACCTGTAACCTATATCGTGAATGCATCAGCCGATACGGGTGGGATGATCACCCCTTCCGGTTCAATGACCGTCTCATCTGGAGCAAGTCTGGCATTTAATATCAGTTCAGATTCAGGATATTATATCTCCGATGTGCTGGTTGACGGTGTAAGTGCAGGGGCCGTTTCCAATTATGTATTTTCGAATATCTCTCATAACCATTGGATACACGCATCGTTTGGAATTTATGCCGGAAATTATACAATAAACGCAACCGCTGGAACCGGTGGTACAATACATCCATCAGGCGTTGTTGTGGTTCATTCCGGTGATGATCAGAAATTTACAATAAGCCCTGATATCGGGAGTTTGGTCTCTGATGTGATCGTTGACAATGTGAGTTTGGGTGCAGTCACCTCCTACACCTTTACAAATGTCACCGAAAATCACGTAATGTCTGCATTATTCTCCCGGATTCCTGGTGAGTATGCGATTAATTCATCCTCAAATCAGTATGGGAAGATAATACCATCTGGGAACAATCTGTATCCTGAAAACTCAAATCAGTCCTTCAAAATGCAGGCTAAACCCGGTTCCATGTTATCCAATGTGACGGTGGATTCAACCGTAAAAGGCCCTGTTACAAATTGGACCTTCACAAACCTGACCGAAGATCACTCAATTTATTCAGAAGGAACTCCGATACCCGGACAAATCCTGGTGTTTTTTAACGCATCACCCCGGTGGGGATCAGTCCCGCTCGATGTGAAATTTTACAGCCAGTGTCTGGGTGATCCCATATTATTTTTCTGGCAGTTTGGGGATGGAGAGACCAGTTCAGACCAGGATCCAACTCACAGATATAATTCGTCAGGAGTTTATTCTGTAAGTCTTCGTGCTTCTAATGAGAAGAATGGAGGGGTAGGGGCCTGGAATAAGTATATCACGGTAAATAATGGTGTAGTTCCTGAACCAACTGCAACTCCTGTTCCAGATAGAATAACTCCGAAATTTCAGTATTCGCCGTTACATGGGACAGCACCACTGTCAGTTAATTTCACTGATATGAGTTCCGGAAATCCGGTTTCATGGTTCTGGGATTTTGGTGATGGTTCATCTTCTGAGGATCAGAACCCGGTTCACAAGTATAAATCTCCAGGAATATACTCAGTTATGTTACAGGCACAAAATAGTGAATACAGCGGAACAGTCACGGTATCTGATGCAATAACTGTCCGATAA
- a CDS encoding YbhB/YbcL family Raf kinase inhibitor-like protein, with the protein MKILQYLILFILVSGVLISGCIHASETETSAIKPDTQSNKSLVVSVNSAVNGSTLPTRFTCMGAGQVPSVYWRNAPQAAKSMLLIMDDPDAPDKVFTHWIVYNLNPGDEAIPPNQVPVAERAGSGYQGINSFGTKGYYPPCPPSGNVHRYIFTLYALDTQISPDPADRTHIESAMEGHVLAKARSVTLFG; encoded by the coding sequence ATGAAAATACTTCAATACCTTATCCTTTTCATTCTGGTATCAGGAGTCCTTATCTCTGGTTGTATACATGCTTCAGAAACAGAGACGAGTGCTATTAAACCTGATACCCAGTCCAATAAATCGCTGGTTGTTTCAGTCAACTCTGCGGTAAATGGATCAACTCTGCCCACCCGGTTTACCTGTATGGGTGCCGGGCAGGTGCCGTCGGTATACTGGAGGAATGCTCCGCAGGCTGCAAAATCCATGCTGCTTATCATGGATGACCCCGATGCTCCTGATAAGGTGTTCACCCACTGGATCGTGTACAACCTTAATCCCGGAGATGAAGCGATCCCTCCCAACCAGGTTCCTGTTGCAGAGCGTGCCGGTTCAGGATATCAGGGTATCAACTCATTTGGAACAAAAGGGTACTATCCTCCATGCCCTCCGTCAGGGAATGTCCACCGGTACATCTTCACCCTCTATGCCCTCGATACTCAGATCAGCCCTGACCCTGCGGACAGGACGCATATAGAATCAGCCATGGAAGGGCATGTTCTGGCAAAGGCACGAAGTGTCACCCTTTTTGGGTGA